A stretch of Candidatus Bathyarchaeia archaeon DNA encodes these proteins:
- a CDS encoding glycosyltransferase yields MPVAKEWLIQLAKKHGVADTTKLESPQVTVRNFIFKLRENRYEVDEGFFKELADALGLQYIPRMELKAELATAIPYLLLKENLLLPLSISEGRVKVATANPFNSDFFNVLASLLGAEVEVCVASTEAIEDAIDRGYGEIHERRALKELRYRSPDESAYRVLYPWQRTLILALITLFSALFILNYPLSFIILFSFINIAYFCVNPVKFYIAFKGFKGSRRAVHVSSKDVKNLEDKDLPVYTILVPVYREAKALRHILRNIYSLDYPKEKLDVKILMEEKDEETLAEARRLGLFGNPETIVAPPGLFGSATMDVNNLPPSTEILDPSGSLIGLLEEVIPGEDPSETLLKARTMTGKLMEIPQSFVGKAQDVILLKDSIERLIWRYKEFLKIFDPVIVPDADIKTKPRACNYGLLRAKGEYCVIYDAEDDPEPDQLKKAVVAFSRTSMDVICLQSRLNYYNPKENLLTRWFSLEYSFWYDYYLEGLDQVDGVIPLGGTSNHFRTQQLKELGGWDPYNMTEDADLGVRISRRGKKTAMLNSYTYEEANSRLRSWIRQRSRWNKGYIQTYLVHMRHPRKLLKDLGWRKFLLFQLTFGGNIYLPLINPLLWAVTISTLLVPGLFQFLFFYPLNYICAINLLIGNLVYIGLHMGPFILRKNYTSIPLALTIPLYWVLISVGCWRGALQLIRKPFYWEKTEHGVSKLHGLP; encoded by the coding sequence TTGCCCGTCGCCAAGGAGTGGTTGATACAGCTTGCGAAGAAGCATGGAGTAGCGGACACAACTAAGCTGGAGTCCCCGCAGGTAACTGTGCGGAACTTCATCTTCAAACTGAGGGAGAACAGGTATGAGGTTGATGAAGGCTTCTTCAAAGAGTTAGCTGATGCCTTGGGGTTGCAGTACATTCCAAGAATGGAGTTGAAAGCCGAGCTGGCTACAGCGATTCCATACTTGCTCTTGAAAGAAAATCTCCTCCTGCCGCTTTCGATCTCTGAGGGAAGGGTTAAGGTAGCGACGGCCAATCCGTTTAACAGCGATTTCTTCAACGTATTGGCAAGCCTCCTCGGAGCTGAGGTAGAGGTTTGCGTCGCCTCAACTGAAGCGATTGAAGACGCCATCGACAGAGGTTACGGTGAAATCCACGAGCGCAGGGCTTTGAAAGAGCTGCGTTATCGAAGCCCAGACGAGTCCGCTTACAGAGTGTTGTATCCATGGCAGAGAACGCTGATCTTAGCCCTCATAACCCTCTTCTCAGCACTCTTCATTCTAAACTATCCTCTCTCGTTTATCATCCTCTTCTCCTTCATCAACATAGCATACTTTTGCGTGAACCCGGTGAAATTTTACATAGCATTTAAGGGGTTCAAGGGCTCTCGCAGAGCAGTACACGTCTCCAGTAAGGATGTCAAAAACCTAGAGGATAAAGACTTACCAGTCTATACAATCCTAGTTCCTGTCTATAGAGAGGCGAAGGCACTGCGTCACATATTGAGGAACATTTACAGCCTCGATTACCCTAAAGAGAAGTTGGATGTCAAGATTCTCATGGAGGAGAAAGACGAGGAAACGCTAGCCGAGGCTAGAAGGCTAGGCCTCTTCGGAAACCCTGAAACCATAGTTGCCCCACCTGGTCTATTTGGCAGTGCGACGATGGATGTGAACAACCTGCCGCCTTCAACGGAAATACTGGATCCAAGTGGATCCTTAATCGGACTCTTAGAGGAGGTCATCCCAGGCGAAGACCCGTCTGAAACGCTTCTGAAAGCGAGAACCATGACCGGAAAATTAATGGAGATCCCGCAAAGTTTTGTAGGAAAGGCTCAAGACGTTATCTTACTCAAGGATTCTATTGAGAGACTGATCTGGCGTTACAAGGAGTTCCTGAAGATCTTCGACCCCGTGATTGTGCCTGACGCTGACATAAAGACGAAACCAAGGGCGTGCAACTACGGTCTACTAAGGGCGAAAGGAGAGTACTGCGTAATCTACGACGCGGAGGATGACCCTGAACCCGACCAACTGAAAAAAGCGGTGGTCGCGTTCTCCAGAACATCGATGGACGTTATCTGCCTTCAGTCGCGGTTGAACTACTATAACCCTAAAGAGAATCTATTGACCAGGTGGTTCTCTCTCGAGTATTCATTCTGGTATGATTACTATCTGGAAGGCCTAGACCAAGTAGACGGCGTCATACCCCTCGGAGGAACCAGCAACCACTTCAGAACACAACAACTCAAGGAGCTAGGTGGCTGGGACCCGTATAACATGACCGAAGACGCGGATCTCGGCGTAAGGATCTCCAGGAGAGGAAAGAAGACAGCCATGCTCAACTCCTATACGTATGAAGAAGCGAACAGCAGGCTTAGAAGCTGGATACGCCAGAGGTCAAGGTGGAACAAGGGATACATTCAAACGTACCTTGTTCACATGAGACATCCACGCAAGCTACTAAAAGACCTTGGATGGAGGAAGTTCCTTCTGTTTCAACTGACCTTCGGAGGCAACATATATCTTCCACTCATCAACCCCCTTCTATGGGCGGTTACGATCTCCACCCTACTCGTACCAGGCTTATTCCAATTCCTATTCTTCTACCCACTCAATTACATATGCGCGATCAACTTACTGATCGGAAACCTCGTCTACATCGGATTGCACATGGGCCCTTTCATCTTAAGGAAGAACTACACGTCAATACCATTAGCCCTAACTATACCATTATACTGGGTTCTCATTAGCGTTGGATGCTGGAGAGGAGCGCTGCAACTGATAAGGAAACCCTTCTACTGGGAGAAGACTGAACACGGCGTTTCAAAGCTTCACGGCCTACCATAG
- a CDS encoding deoxyhypusine synthase, whose product MSERIEDYNLFKGMSVNDLVLQMEKAWGFTAGELAVSVDILERMVKDSECVKFLSFTGNLVATGTRGVLRELVKRKLIDIVITTCGALDHDIARCWRNYYKGSFLMDDAELREKEVNRLGNVLVPNESYGMVIEKKMQELLPALWSEGVREISTSQLCREIGRRICNEGSILYWAARNNVPVYVPGIIDGAVGYQLWLFSQGHSLKINLLQDSCELSDTIFTAKKTGALIVGGGISKHHTLWWNQFKEGLDYAVYISTGEEWDGSLSGARPREAVSWGKISKKADMVMVEGDASLTLPIIVGSLITRL is encoded by the coding sequence TTGTCAGAGAGGATTGAAGACTACAATCTCTTTAAGGGTATGTCTGTTAACGATCTTGTCTTGCAGATGGAGAAGGCTTGGGGTTTCACTGCGGGTGAATTGGCGGTTAGCGTTGACATTTTGGAAAGGATGGTTAAGGACAGTGAGTGTGTGAAGTTTCTTTCCTTTACTGGAAACCTTGTGGCCACGGGGACGAGAGGTGTTTTAAGAGAGCTTGTGAAGCGAAAGCTCATCGACATCGTAATCACGACTTGTGGAGCCCTCGACCACGACATCGCCAGATGCTGGAGGAACTATTATAAGGGTTCGTTTCTCATGGACGACGCTGAGCTTCGCGAGAAGGAGGTGAACCGTTTAGGAAACGTTTTGGTTCCAAATGAAAGTTATGGAATGGTGATTGAAAAGAAAATGCAGGAGCTCCTTCCAGCCTTATGGAGTGAAGGCGTTAGGGAAATCTCAACGAGTCAACTGTGCCGTGAGATTGGGAGACGGATATGTAATGAGGGGTCCATCCTCTACTGGGCGGCTAGAAACAACGTACCAGTTTACGTGCCCGGCATAATCGATGGGGCGGTTGGCTATCAACTTTGGCTTTTTTCGCAAGGTCACAGCTTGAAAATTAACTTGTTACAGGATTCATGCGAACTCAGCGACACTATCTTCACAGCGAAGAAAACAGGCGCATTAATCGTTGGCGGTGGAATCTCAAAGCATCACACGCTCTGGTGGAACCAGTTTAAAGAGGGGTTAGACTACGCGGTTTACATCTCCACTGGCGAAGAGTGGGATGGAAGCTTATCAGGCGCCAGACCGAGGGAAGCGGTTTCCTGGGGTAAGATAAGCAAAAAAGCAGATATGGTTATGGTTGAAGGCGACGCTTCGCTGACCCTTCCAATCATCGTAGGCTCGCTCATAACAAGGTTATAG